The Kwoniella shivajii chromosome 5, complete sequence genomic interval CACGACTGACTTCGAAACGTGTAGCGAGGGAGGCAAACACATCCGAGCAGATGCATTTATTGGAACAGAGCTGCTGCATATATGCATGAGCCTGAATAATGAAGCAAGCATTGTCAGAGAGATCACTAGAAGGTGGGCGAGATAATGAGTGTCGCAGTAGAGATTCATACAACCTGGATATTCAGGGAAAACAACAAATCCTTGTTCGTATAACGGCTAGTATGCTTGCTTGTCACGCAGGAGACCAGAGTTCGATTCTCTGACAGGGAGTTTCTTTTTGGCTTTGTTCGTGTCTTTTTGCGATGGAAAGTGGCAGGGGTCATCCATCGTGCTTCAGATGGAACAACCCATCATAGAGGGATCCTTCTATCTGTCCTTTTCACAAAATGCGGTATCTCAAATAATGTGTAGCTAGTTTGTAGGCTTTCAATGCCATTGGAACCATAGTGCAAAATTAAGTAGTGCAGTCCGTTGGTTCCTCAGTGTTCAGATGGTTGACATGAAGAGGAACTCTTCCCCTTGACCAAACGGTAGAAATGGCTCTGATTTGCTCTCCACGCCGAATAGtcaaaagaaagacaagtgGGTTGAAGATAAGTCATCTATCTCAGGCATGAGCTGAATAATGTCCAACAAAAAAGAGTGTACAATATTATCCGCCCGACACGATTCGAACGGCTCTTTGGTCGTAAACATCACAAGCTCGTTCGGGATCTGCATCCAACTTCAATGTTTGAGGAGTAACAGGTGCTGTTGTGACGACTGCACATCTGGTCCAGATATGTGAGGGATTAACCGCCAATCAAGCGATTGCAACGTAGAACAACTATATTTAAGGTTTAACGCGTTCAAATGTAATAAGAGTCGAACTTGTCGAAATCGAAGGCAAAGATCTTTGcagatctttttctttcagTCATGCTATCCACCTCGCCGTTCGCTTTGCTCATTCACCATCATGACACTGCATGTCTGGATCCCACAGCGTAAGAATATGCATCTCATGTACCGCATCCTAATCACTCCTATAGACATATATCGCCTTTGCAGTATGACGACGAGATGCAAAAGATagtaaaaagaaaaaggaagctCCCTGTCAGAGAATCGAACTCTGGTCTCCTGCGTCCTCGATATAAGTGACAAGCAAGCATACTAGCCGTTATACGAACAAGGATATTCACGTCAATTTCGTCCGTCACCATATTATATCACTAATCGAGTTCTGAGCAGTAAACAGTAAAACATGATCATCCTATCCAGTTCACAATTCATGCTGCGAGGTTTGACTTGCAGGAGAGAACACAGGGAGGGTCCAAAAGAGCATGGTTTGCATGATGATTTGGAGAAAATGGCGAAAGATCACTATATCGTACTCGGTGTAACACGAACTCGACCAACCCCTTCCTCAGGATTTATCATACGCTCCCTATGCCATATTTCGTTACTCCCCGTGCTGGACTACTCTATCAATGTCAGCAGAAGCAAGTTACATTCAATGTGGAAGATCCTGATCAactcgatgatgatctatgCTATTCATGCTATGACAGGCCCAACTCCCAAACCGTATACCTTTTCAACTCGCCCCAGTGTATGCTATATCGTCTGTAACTGTTCTAGAATGGTCTTCTCCATGGCTCTCATCACCTCCGGTTTCGTAAAACTACTAGTCATGATGTAAACCACGTTTCCTAGTGGTCTCGAATGTATTTGGAATGGTGCGAATTGTCcttctgatgaagatataatcTGTTTGCGTAGGGAAGTTAAGAAATCCAATGCTGCATGTGAAGAGTATCCTATTGTCATGGTTCCATTAGCTCTGATCTTGGTTTTTCTTAGGTCTCAAACTACAAATCATCTTGAATCGTCCGTGTGTGTGAGATAAAACGGAAacttaccaccttcaccagcaTCCAATTCAATAGCCAAAACAGTTCCCATTCCCATAGTTCCTTTTATGGACGGTAGATTGCTAACGGATTTAATGAAATTTTCGTTCCAGAAAGACCACCGTTTCGTTTCAGATTCGGATTCGGTCTGGGTGATACCCcacatttctttctcttttgaccAATTCTGTCTTTCTAAGATTTCAATTGCTTTTAGTGAAACGGAGCAGCCTACGGGGTTGGCAGTATATGAATGACCATGAAGGAGGGCATCAACTTTTCGGTCCGATAAGAAAGTGTTAAatattgaagttgaagctaGAGTTGCTGATAACGGTAACAAACCACCTGTCAATATCTTGGCGTAAACTGATATGTCTGGTGTGTGAGTCAGAactgatgaagctgataaataACCGAATCTGTGCAATCCGGAGAAGACTACGATATCGTCGTGACTCGATTGTCAGCACAGTTGCTCTTTAACAGACGACAATGACATAGATCATAAGACAGAGATGGCTACTCACCCTCATCATAAATGATCGGTACACCTCTCCATTTACGTTTCTCTCTCCAGCCatctctgatttcttttAGATCTTCTTTGTATTGTTTGCCCTTCCATGATTTACCTCCAAATAGATCTGAGCTCGCTCTAACGACTTCAACCATGCATGCTTGGAATAGTGGATCAACGAAAATCATTCCTCCAGCTCCGAGACACGTAGGTTCCATAATCAATGCACCAAATTTCTTGCCTTCCGAAACTGCGTTCTCAAGGTTGGATCGGATATGTGATCGGTAATAATCTGCTAAAGGCGATGTTAGACGGGAAGGGAGGGAATAGATAGACTGCAAGTCGTTGAACGGTAATGACCATCCATCAGgagttgattttgatggtgatgatattgaagaaggaagtgatgacCATTCATCTGGACCGGTCGTGAGTACGGTGGGAAGGCCATCAACATATTGAACCATTGGAGGGGAGAACCAATGTCCTCGCCCCTTATACCTGTACCATAGGTCAGCATGAAATATGATTGCATAAAGGTTATGCACGTACCAATCGACAGCTTTGTTGAAAGTGGATGCCTCAGAAGCGTCCATGCTTCCGATCTGCACACGTCGTTTGAATCAACAAAGAAGAGCCCGTGACATCTGTGGCCAAGCAATTCAGACTTACAGTATCACCGTGATAACCCCCTCTTAAACCGATGACCCCAACATCCCCACCCATCTCACCGtcatatccatatcttcttccagcaGCTCTAAGTGCCATCTTTAACCCAACTTCTATTCCTGTACTCCCATTGTCGGAGTAAAAGACTCTCTCTGCCCAACCTTTTCCTACAGTTGACTTCAATTTCTCGGCGAGTTTTAATGCTGGTTCATGTGTACCTGAGGGGAATAGTACATGCCCATATCGGccagctgctgctgccgctgccAGGGTGAGTTCCTCGTTCGCATGACCATGAGATTGTCTGCGACGAATTAGCATATTGCCCACTAACATACGGGCAAAAAGTATGACTTACGTGAACCAACTCGCTGATCCGTCAAAGTAAGAGTTCAGTAAgctaccttcttcttccggtaTTGGCTCGGTCGAAGTGGCAGTAGTAGGTAAAGGCTTGATGTAGAAAGAATCGAAATTATCTCCATAAGCAGAATCGACCACCATAACATCCTCTTTTTTATTTACCTGGAAACGTTGATCAGTTACGATTTCAAGGTACAGGCTGAGATGGCACTAGTCGCTCACCAAACCATGTTGAGTAAAAGGCCACCAAACGCTCTTCAGAGTCCTGTCCGGCATACTATTTAACTCTTTTATTCTCTTTTGATGTTCTATGTCTAACCACTCAGAAGCTTCTCTcacaccaccaccttcttcccgaTTACCTGAATTCTCGACTTGATGGTACCACTGTCCTAACCTAGTGGCGTCTTCTTCAAGTGTACCGCACTTTTCTGGAGGTGGTTTGACAGACCAATATCCTACTCCTCTATCCCTAAAATAGCCTTCTAGGAAATCGTCGTTTCGGTAGTATGAGTCATACAAGCACAGAACAGCGGAGATGGAATAACCTCGAAGGATCAGAGACTCGTATGATGAGATCGTCGTCGATATACCTCCTAAATGAGGTGAAGCCACTAATACAGACGGAAGACGGAGTGATCGTAGAAAAGTAGACTGAGTATGAGGTGGATGTAGTGCCGGTGAGTGAACCCCTATAAAAAGAAGAGGTATGAGCTTTGCTAACCGTcaatcatgaaagaagaagctcaccTCCTGCAGTCTCAACGAACAAGGCTCCTTCCCTCCCGTTCAGCTGCTTCACACGACTGGTAGCGTAATTTTCTATACCTCGTACTAGCTCGTCGTTGCTTTGAGGAAACGGCTACGTTGGGCTGTGATCAGCACACGTCACACgtatcaaagaaggaaagggataaTTGTGAACGCAGACCGATAAATACAAGCACGTATCACAACGGCTGCGCGTATGAACAACTCACTAGATCAGGTGCTAGTTTTGCAGCTAAATGAGGGGACATAGGTTCTCTATAT includes:
- a CDS encoding dethiobiotin synthase — encoded protein: MPLLFPNFRIHQVFGANTDVGKTLLTTALVRATASKYAASSKGKGKSVFYLKPVSTGPDEESDVRYVQRHTKPYASMIETHNLYQYREPMSPHLAAKLAPDLPFPQSNDELVRGIENYATSRVKQLNGREGALFVETAGGVHSPALHPPHTQSTFLRSLRLPSVLVASPHLGGISTTISSYESLILRGYSISAVLCLYDSYYRNDDFLEGYFRDRGVGYWSVKPPPEKCGTLEEDATRLGQWYHQVENSGNREEGGGVREASEWLDIEHQKRIKELNSMPDRTLKSVWWPFTQHGLVNKKEDVMVVDSAYGDNFDSFYIKPLPTTATSTEPIPEEEGSLLNSYFDGSASWFTQSHGHANEELTLAAAAAAGRYGHVLFPSGTHEPALKLAEKLKSTVGKGWAERVFYSDNGSTGIEVGLKMALRAAGRRYGYDGEMGGDVGVIGLRGGYHGDTIGSMDASEASTFNKAVDWYKGRGHWFSPPMVQYVDGLPTVLTTGPDEWSSLPSSISSPSKSTPDGWSLPFNDLQSIYSLPSRLTSPLADYYRSHIRSNLENAVSEGKKFGALIMEPTCLGAGGMIFVDPLFQACMVEVVRASSDLFGGKSWKGKQYKEDLKEIRDGWREKRKWRGVPIIYDEVFSGLHRFGYLSASSVLTHTPDISVYAKILTGGLLPLSATLASTSIFNTFLSDRKVDALLHGHSYTANPVGCSVSLKAIEILERQNWSKEKEMWGITQTESESETKRWSFWNENFIKSVSNLPSIKGTMGMGTVLAIELDAGEGGYSSHAALDFLTSLRKQIISSSEGQFAPFQIHSRPLGNVVYIMTSSFTKPEVMRAMEKTILEQLQTI